A single window of Oreochromis aureus strain Israel breed Guangdong linkage group 5, ZZ_aureus, whole genome shotgun sequence DNA harbors:
- the dynlrb1 gene encoding dynein light chain roadblock-type 1 codes for MAEVEETLKRIQGQKGVQGIIVANSEGIPIKSTLDNSSTVQYAGLIHQLVMKARSTIRDIDPQNDLTFMRVRSKKNEIMIAPDKDFFLIVIQNPSD; via the exons ATG GCTGAAGTAGAAGAAACTCTGAAGAGGATTCAGGGCCAGAAAGGAGTTCAGGGAATCATCGTCGCCAATTCAGAGG GAATCCCCATCAAGTCGACTCTGGACAACTCGAGCACGGTGCAGTATGCCGGGCTGATCCACCAGCTGGTGATGAAGGCCAGGAGCACCATCCGAGACATCGACCCCCAGAACGACCTCACCTTCATGCGCGTGCGCTCCAAGAAGAACGAGATCATGATCGCTCCAG ATAAAGACTTTTTCCTCATCGTCATCCAGAATCCATCAGATTGA